The Amblyomma americanum isolate KBUSLIRL-KWMA chromosome 11, ASM5285725v1, whole genome shotgun sequence genome includes the window TTCATCCGCACACgattttctcatttatcctgataatggttttgctccatcacttcgccacgtccgacgagAAACGCTGGGGCACAGCGCGCAAACACAACCGCCGCTCACcgtaggtaccagactttggcaatctctcctcgtcgtaacttaggagcaaaacaaaacaccatagaacaaacacctacgatgtttgtttgcagcggtgtgtcgccgcgggatcctgtttccagacgaagcgcagcgcagtcaccgtTGTACGCTGTAATCTTTTTTCATcggctcacggctcagaacaGACGCACGCGGCACAAATTGCGCATCGtacagaagagcaaggttccgggctagttggtaatgcattgcacttagaaacagcgcgaagaaacgcggACAAGACTTGTGTGTCGCTTCTTCGTGTTGTccgcgtttcttcgcgctgtttctaagtgcTGTGCATCGTAAGCTCGCAATAGTATTTCcggcatgacagacgcccacaaacaattccAATTCACTCTGACGAAAGGAGACGCACACCGCTGGCGCTACTCGgccagttcgaagcgagggcggccatgttaggcatgttctccgtcggcggggtcaccggccatccggctcgtgacgtcgcctggagtgcgcgcctattggcggaggctcgtgtgcatccgcctttgaggggcaaatgccgctgccttttAAAGTTGGACCCGACTACAGCcttgacagaaacgtggcttaacAGCGATATTTCCGATAGTAAAGTGCTTGCCCACTTGCCCAATTTCTGTGCTTTTCGCAAAGATCAGCCAAATCAACGTAGAGGAGGGGTACTGATTGCCACCGCTCGAGATGTATCATGCTCAGCTATTCATCCttcatcagatatagaaataTATAGTTTGTGCCACGCTTCCCCTAAATCAGTTGTGATCGGCGTTTGCTAAAGGGCTCCTAACAGCCCAGATTTCCCTCGAAAACTCAATAACGGATTGAATGAAATTAAAGGTAAAcaccctaacacatgcactctTCTATTCAGACATTTAGATTTTCAGAGtatcgactggaataatctaacctCTACAGGCAATAAGGATGCTAATAAATTTCTAGACGTTTGAGTAAATTTTAACCTCATTCAAACTGCATCCGAGCCAACTCCAAATCTATAATTAACGGATAATCCTTAATGCGTTCATTCCATTGCGTATCTACGAGGTGTATCTACGAGCCTCAGCCCTCTCGGCAGCCCCGGCCTTCTCGACAGCCCCGGCCCTCTCGGCAGCCCCGGCCCTCTCGGCAGCCCCGGGCCTCCTGACGCCCTCGGACCTCACGACAGCcccggccctctcggcggccccTGCCTTCTCGACAGGCCTGGCGCTCTCGACGCCCTCGGCCCTACCGACAGCCCCGGCTTTCTCGGCGGCCCCTGCCCTCTCGACAGGACCAGCCCTCCCGACGACCTCGGCCCTCTCGACGCCCTCGGCCATCTCGACGCCCTGGACGCTCCGAACGCCCTTGGCCCTCTCGACAGCCCCTGCCCTGTCGACGCCCTCGGCCCTCCCAACACCCTCGGCCCTCCAACAACCTCGGCCCTCTCGGCGCCCTCGGTCCTCTCAACACCCTCGGCCCTTCCGATGCCCTCGGCCCTCTCGACAGTCCCGGCCGTCTCGAGAGCCCCGACCCTCTCGACGCTCTCGGCCCTCCCAACGCCCTCGGCCCTCTCGACAGCCCGGGCCCTCTTGACACCCTCGGCCCTCCCAATGCCCTCGGCCCTCTCGACAGCCCGGCCCTCTCAACGCCCTCGGCACTCCCGATGCCCTCGGCCCTCTCAACACCCTTGGGCATTCCAACGCCCTCGGCCCTCTCGACAGCCCCGGGCCTCTAGACGCCCTCGGCCCTTCCGACGCCCTCGGCCCTCTCGACAGCCCCGGCCCTCTCGACAGCctcggccctctcggcggccccTGCCTTCTCGACAGGCCTGGAGCTCTCGACTCCCTCGGCCCTACCGACAGCCCCGGCTTTCTCGGCGGCCATTGCCCTCTCGACAGCCCCGGCCCTCCCGACGCCCTCGGCCCTCTCGACGCCCTCAGCCATCTCGGCAGCCCCGGCCCTCTCGACGCCCTCGGCCCTCTCGACGCCCTCGTCTCTTCCGACGCCCTCGGCCCTCTCGACAGCCCCGGCCCTCTCGACACCCTCGGTCCCCCCAACGCCCTCGGCCCTCCCAACGCCCTCGGCCCTCCAACAGCCCCGGCCCACTCGAAAGCCCCGGGCCTCTCGACGCCCTCGGCCTTCTAGACCCCGTCGGCCCTTCCGACGCCCTCGGCCCTCTAGACAGTCCCGGGCCTCTCGACGCCCTCGACCCTCTCGACAGACCCGGCCCTCTCGACGCCATCGGCCCTCCCAACGCCCTCGGCCCTCTCGACAGGCCCGGCCCTTTCGACGCCCTAAGCCCTCTCGACGCCCTCGGCCCTCTCGGCAGCCCCGGCCCTCTTGATGCCCTCGGCCCTCTCGACAGCCCCGGCCCTCTTGATGCCCTCGGCCCTCTCGACGCCCTCGGCCCTCCCAACACACTCGGCCCTCTCAATAGCCCCGGCCCTCTCGACGCCCTCGGCCCTCCCAACGCCCTTGGCCCTCCCGACAGCCCCGGCCCTCTCGACAGCGCCGGACCTCTCGACGACCTCGGCCTTCCCTACGCCCTCGGCCCTTTCGACGCCCTCGGTCCTCACGACGCCCTCGGCCATCTCAACGCACTCGGTCCTTTTGACAGCCCCGCCCCTCCCGACGCCCTCAGGCGTGTTTCCAaagactcgaagctgcagcagcgGAAGTTCCGATTACGTCACTAAAcgcaaaaacacaagcaaaacaaaacgattacGTAGCTTACGTTTTTCTAGAATACCAATGTTTCGAGCATACGAAACTGAAATGCATTGTTAATAAAATGGTCTGCTGCGTTAAAACTTCCTCACAGCAATCCACTCTTCACATCGCCGGCTTTCGTTGCGCTATCTTCACGTCGGCCGACGGGGCAGCATAGGGAAACATacgtagaaaaaaaagaaaaataaaaccgtAGGTGAGCTATGCCGAAACTCCGTCTCGATAGTTGTCGCGCGGTCCTGTCGTACTCATTGGTTGGCAGTGCGTTTACTTTATTTTtggtgatacgcaggctgaccctgtCTTCTGTTCCGACTATATTTTGACCATCCCATCCCAAACATATGCCCggaaatatcctaaatggtcttgcTGGTCACCAAGGGAACTCTCCTCAACGTACTGTTTTCTCCACTGAATCCTCCGAGAGCTGCGAGAAGGCGGCAATTGGGGTACATTCGCGGGAATGGATTGGAGCTATTTCATTTCGTATCCGTGAATACATAACTTctccagcgaaagcacgagacaccaggagaagaacacaggacaacgccagcgttgtcctgtgttcttcttctcctggtgtctcgtgctttcgctggcggagttatgtctgaaatacaccaactaggcCACACGGTTACTGTGAATACTCTCCTGTATTCTTTGCAGAGTTTATGGCTATTTGTTTGGCTGTTCTCAGAATTTcgagacatgtagcacgggttcttattcttgtaAACTGCTTTTTAGTTCTACCTCTCTCCAAACTTCATGAAAATCTCTATTGAATCGTTCCTCTAGGTTCTTTGTTCCACTCCCCGTGATAGAGTTACATTTTGTCATGTCATCTGttcattcgggtgtctattttagcGAGGTGGTCGATTTATTGCAAGCTCAGCTCTCATTGCCCTTGTAATCAATCCCGTCCCTCGACTTATTCTGGTGGAGATTTCGTTTCCTGCATTTCCAACATATCTCAGCCAGCTTCAGTGATGACTTTGCTCAATACCGCGGGTTTTGAGCATTTAAAGTATACCCTTAATTGGAATGTCTGGTCATATAAGTCAAGGctgtgtgaggtgtcaatgacgcttctgcgacgCACAATCCCCGACCTAAATTTGTACTATTGGTACAAAAGTGTTACACTCCATGCAGCGGGAGCCGGACCAAGCCGGTTATTCCATAGTGTTTCGATacatgctcccgcagggagcatatatatatatatatatatatatatatatatatatatatatatatatatatatatatatatatatatatatatatatatatatatataaaatcaccaaaaattaaAGAAgcaacaggatttaattcacgacgtttagGCTGGAGGACGGAccaggctggtcctccagccgaaacgtcgtgaattaaatcctgttatgtttcttaaATTTTTGGTGATTCTATATTATATTGACAAAATCAGCTgcaagaaatcacttttggtatatatatatatatatatatatatatatatatatatatatatatatatatatatatatatatatatatatatatatattagcagacaaggtaaaggaaatgaggggctcgttagacaaacatattaaggaagccaacagtcaccgaaaccaaggggcataggggaatgtttttaatcttttttttatttttagtgccaatcaatcggtttaaagaaaattatttataaagcagcagaaaaaacaaccatgccgccggtgggatccgaacccacgacctccgaatatcgcgtccggtgctcttaccaactgagctacggcgacggctgtccaatctgctgctttcgtgggtatttatgtttactgcatgtaagcgaaccttgagagtgttcaccagcgccaccctcgaccatagcggtggacgtagcacgtcctgtaataccgcgagtgtgacgtagaacgtcatctaacggcattttctttaaaccgattgattggcactaaaaataaaaaaaagattaaaaacattcccctatgccccttggtttcggtgactgttggcttccttaatatgtttgtctaacgagcccctcatttcctttaccttgtctgctaatagcttaacgggggtctcggtcctggcagtcttgttgccataggtagcataagagggctctcgcacagtttccgccctcgccgttagatgacgttctacgtcacactcgcggtattacaggacgtgctacgtccaccgctatggtcgagggtggcgctggtgaacactctcaaggttcgcttacatgcagtaaacataaatacccacgaaagcagcagattggacagccgtcgccgtagctcagttggtaagagcaccggacgcgatattcggaggtcgtgggttcggatcccaccggcggcatggttgttttttctgctgctttataaataattttctttaaaccgattgattggcactaaaaataataaaaaaaagattaaaaacattcccctatgccccttggtttcggtgactgttggcttccttaatatagtGGTATATTAATATAGTGGTATATAGTGGTAGCATTCGGGCTTACTCAactgaaaacttgcacagtgaaaaggtcacaaccgGAACGATTGATTATCTtcgtttattcaccaacggtttcaaaCGGTGGACCGTCCATCAGGGTTTGCTCGACTtaaaaccctgatgaaggactgtccaccgtctgaaaccgttggtgaataaaccagGATAATCGTTCCAGTTGTGACCATttcaacatatatatatatatatatatatatatatatatatatatatatatatatatatatatatatatatatatatatatatatatatatatatatatatatatatgaacctACGCAAAACTGCATCGTAACACCATATACAGGCGACACCTGGGATCGAGGTAGCCAAttggagctttttttttatctgctggCACGTCTCTCGACTagtttcaatgtttcgtgctttagatgGTATTACGATGCAGATTTCCATTGCTCCGGTTCCTGCTGCGTTGAGTATACCAGTTtcgtccccgatagtacatatgcAGATGCGGATTTGCTACGGCACACCTTTGTGACTGATGTGGGGAAAGTGAAACAATGGAGTATTTTCTGATCTCTTGCCTGCGGTTAACACTTAAAAGAGAGTCGTATCTGGAGCTCATCCTTGCGAGCTCATCCTTCCAGTTCTTCTCTTTTTCAGTGCGAGCACCAAGGGATTCGCAATAAGTAGGTACCAAGTAGAAATACCAGCAGAAGAGGACACGTACACAATAGAAGGAATTCACACGGATGACGCTGGAGACACAATTGAAAATTTTTACTTGATCAAGGAATCGAGCAGTGCAGGGCGCACATGCGCATGAGCAGGGCACACCGACAAAAGGAAGGAAACACAAGGAAAATAAAGGTCCGTCATTAAAAATACTGCTATCATGCACGTAGagactatgtcccattcatgaatcGGTATTCTTTGGAAGAAAATTTGATTGACGCCTCACTGACGCAAACAGTGCCTGAGTTTTTTATTTCAAAAGCTTCCAAGTTTCCACGTTCTATCTGCGTTTTACCTCAGCCGATTATTTTTACACTGCTGGACAGGGGAGTACAGTTTCGAAATTTGTTACAATATACGGGCATATAATGATAAAGATATGACACGGATAATGACAAAGATACGGGCACATAATGGCGAAGCTCTTgtgggagctgaaaacacaacgtTCACACCCTATTTCGTTGGCACCTTTTTGAACAGCAGGCCTCAAATACTGATGAGACTCTTCTTCGTTTTGAGGTTCGTGCCTAAGCTTACGTGACAAAGATTCAGCAACTGACACAAGGATCTGTTGGAGGTAACCGGCTGACCCGAGCCAACCAACTCGTTCAGAGATACTGTTCCGTATAACGTGGAGGCAGCTTTTTTGCAGGGCATTTCCTAGACAGAGGTTGGTTATACCTCtattcactagttttgagtgtgatGAGGTGTACGTTAAAAGGCCTTTCTTAGTTCAAAGAGCGTATTTCCAGCAAATGTAGCCATCGTCAGAAGAGGTGAGAAGCAATTCTAAAATCCGGATGTTGTCATGAAGTTGCACCTCGTGAGTGAAGCTCAGGTCAGTGAAAGTGTGAAGAAAGATAGATAAAACGTCATCGGCTGCCGAATCGACGTTGTGAAGGGGAGTTAGTTTTAGAAGgcttaaaaaatcgtcaacatgtCTAGAAACCTTAACAACCTGAGTGTCAGTAATACACTTGTGAAGTAACACATTGTCAAAACTAGATAAAAATATTGGGCACAACACAGGAGCTACCCTCGAGCCTTTCTGTATGTATCTGAGATTCTCATGCTGTACAATAGTAGATGACAAATAACATGTTAAAAGTTCCACAAACGAGTAGACACTTAGGCACATACTGTTCTGAAAGCGAATCGTACCTCTGCTTTTGATGAGGCCACGCACAGTCTCAAGTAACTTCTTGTGTAGACACTTAGGCACATACTGTTCTGAAAGGGAATCGTACCTCTGCTTTGATGAGGTCACGCACAGTCTCAAGTAACTTCTTGTGCGGTACCGAATAGAACAAGTCCTCGACGTCAATGGATATTGCATAAGTGGCATccactggaggggggggggggtattggaTGAACTTAACTACGCCCATTGAGGACAGGACTGAAAAGGGGTCGTCATGTGCCAAGGGTCCAGTGAGTCTTTCAAGAACTGGCCGACAGTTTTTGCCATGTACCGCCCTAGGTGACAATGGCCTTGAGGGGACAGCCGCCGGTCTTGTGCATTTTTGTGGCGAACAACACTTTCAGGAcatcagtgttttcttttcggctAACTTCTTTCAGCATACCTTCGAGATTCATGTTCTGCAAGAGTTGAGCACGGCTTTTTACCTTTGATGGCTTAGCGGTCACCGGCTTGAAGTTTTGTCATGTGGGCAGGcctacatcggccagactggccaaTGCATTAATGACCGGAAAAGACAGCATCACACATCATTGCAACTGGATAATACGATCAATCTACCCAAAAATTGTAACAAATGTCAAAACTGTACACCCCTGTTTAGCAGTGTAAAAATGATCGACCGAGGCAAAACGCAGATAGAACGTGAAATCTTGgaagcttttaaaataaaaaaaagtaaggcACTGATTCTGACAGCGACACGTCAAAAAAATTTTCTCCTAAAGAATACCGGTTCACGAATAGTCTCCACGTGCGAGATAGGAGTATTTTTAATGACTGacctttattttgcttttgttttcttccttttcttcctagcaaACGGCGTacatggttttggtttatgggggtctaacgtcccaaagcgactcaggctatgagagacgccgtagtgaagggctccggaaatctcaaccacctagggttctttaacgtgcactgacatcgcacagcacacgggcctctagaatttcgcctccgtcgaaattctaccgctgcggctgggatcgaacccgcgtttttcgtgctagcagccgagcgccattaccactcagccaccgcggcggctcaaaggGCGTAGATGCTCCTAGAAGGTGGCTGGAAtcacgatcacgtcgtcaagatataCCAGGCATGTTTTCCACTTGAGTCCCGaaagcacagtgtccatcagaacctgaaatgttgctggtgccgagcatataCCGAATGGAataaccttaaactcatacaatccgtcgggagTGACGAATGCTCTCTTCCAacgatccctctcatctacttcatCTGCCAATAtccaataaaacattttgctgggcgagttggttcat containing:
- the LOC144109817 gene encoding uncharacterized protein LOC144109817, whose amino-acid sequence is MPSALSTVPAVSRAPTLSTLSALPTPSALSTARALLTPSALPMPSTPSALPTPSALSTAPALSTASALSAAPAFSTGLELSTPSALPTAPAFSAAIALSTAPALPTPSALSTPSAISAAPALSTPSALSTPSSLPTPSALSTAPALSTPSVPPTPSALPTPSALQQPRPTRKPRASRRPRPSRPRRPFRRPRPSRQSRASRRPRPSRQTRPSRRHRPSQRPRPSRQARPFRRPKPSRRPRPSRQPRPS